TTATCTGGTCGATCGATCTCAGACACATCAGTAAAATTCAGGTAAATATCACGAATATTTACCCCTGTTTCAATCTCAAACTTATTGACTAACTCTGCAATCTGATGGGTTAAAGCCTTTTCTAATTCTTCCTTTCGCGAACAACATTCGGCAATTGATACCTTTAACATAGTAAGTACCTCTACATTTGTTAAATTCCAAGCTCTTTAAATTTTAGCTCATCTAGCTTTCTAAGATGTTCTAGTGTGTAAAGCTGCCCTTCTGGGTCAAAGAACTTATCAAAATCTAACTTCCCCTCTTTATAGAGCTTATACCGTTTAGGCCCTAACCACTCTTTTTGAAAGAAATCATCTGTTTTCTTAAAGAACACTTTGAAAGTTGTGTTTGCATCTATCTGACCAATCAAGTGATCACGCTCATCTTTAGGTATGTCTTTAACTTTACGTTCATCCATCACGAATGGACGTTGGCCAATCAGCAAACCATCTTTATCGACGGGTACTAAAATACTCCGGCAATTTGGATGCAACGGCGGTACACGCTTTGCAGGATCATTGATTGCCCATACCGTACCATCTAGATACGCACAAAGTTTTGATGTTCTCCCATCCAAGGTAGCAACCAGTTTCACATATTCAAAACCGAGCTGATTAAAACTATCTTGGTAAGCTTGATTCGCTACATGGCTGCGTAGCGTTCTCACAGTGCGATCGATGTCAGACTTACTGGTATTTAGAATGCCATCCTCATAATTTTGGCGTTTGGTACCACGAATGCGCTGAATGATTTCCTGATTGGTCTTGCCGCTGCTGAGCCCTTCTCGAATCGCATACTCGACCTTTTGCCGAGCACTTTCAGCTATCTTAGACAGTAGATCATCTACCAAAGCCCCACCAATTAACGGCGTTTTCTTGGCTGAAGAATAAAGCTTATTTCCGTTTGGCTTTTTGATCTTGCCGCCGTAAAGCTTAGATATATAAATTGCCTCATATACCGCTAAAGCTGTTGCTGATACGGCGAATACCTCAGGAATAGAAGTACTTAAACTGGCAAACCACTTTGCAATGAGATCTCGAATCTCTTTAAGGTTAGTTGTGGTATATAGCCCCCCAGCTAATGCCACCTTCTCAGCGTCACTTAACTCTTCTAGCAAATCCCGAAGCTTTGAAAGCATCACATCTGATTCTGAATTAAATAACCTGGTTAATTCATTCACCGATTGAGATGATGCCCGATATAAATAAGCCTGATGCTGGGTGAGTATCTCAATCAGATTTTTGTGATCATTTGAAGCCATTTAGCCTCCTTACAACGGCAGACTGTTTCGCTCATCCTCAACGCGGTCAAGTTCCTCTTCATATTCATGCGTTGGAAGCTTGCCTGTCGCGATATATCCCCAATAGGTTTTAAATGAGTTTTTGCCTGCAAGTGCACCTTCATAAAGTTGCTTAGCCAGATTGATATCGTATTGCTGGACAATAAATTCTGGTTCAACCGTAAAAGCATATTTAGATGGATCTAGCTTGAGCCACTGAGCCGCATATTTAATGGCTTGTTCAATGGCTTCAGCAGCACACATCACGATGCTGTGTAAACTGGCATGCTGATCATCCTGTCTTGCACGGCGGGCTTCACCTGATTCTTGGCTATTGGTATCTATGACCTTAGCCCCTGCTTCCAATGCTGCATTCTTTTGGGCGTCCATTTCCTTTTTGGTCATATCAATTCCATCACCTGAGATCTCCAAGTAACCACAAGTCGACTCCTTAGGTAAATCCCAAACAGCCATTACGCCAGTTACACTGATATCCGAATCATCATCCAAACCACTGATCCATGGTTGTGGATGAGCTGTATGGTGCAATGACTGGAAATAATCTGCACTCAACTGGTAATACTTCAGTGCAGCTTTAGCCATTGTCAGCAATGGTACCGAACCCACATCAGGTGAATTGTCTGTGGTACCGCAGAATACAAACGGCGTAAAAGAAAGTTGATTACCCCCCAAATCAGGCGTTTTATCTTCTGGTATTGCTCCATCAAATAACCGAACCGTTAAAGCGCCGTCTTGCATGGACAAAACACGGTGCACAGTTTTGGTTTCATGGCCAAACTCATCATTACTGTTATCAAACTGCTCCTCGAGCACCAGAAGCTTGAGATCTTTACGGCCGCCAATGCTGTTTTCTTTCCAGTTGATAATCGATAAAGCATCGTACAAAGCAAAGTATGGGACACCATCTGCATCTACATCGACCAATAAGCCACAGCGCCCGTATTCAAGCAGTTCTAGGGAAATCCGAATAAAAAGTTGTTTAAGTCCAAATCCATCATTAGTAGCGTTATTAATCAAACCAGTGAGAAGATTGCTTTCTATCACAATGTCAGGCTCAAGCTTTGATACCAAGCCAATCATCGTTCGTAATGAGTCTTGAACCCATAACGGATACTGAGCGCGGTTCACATAAGCTTTATAGATCTCACCTGCAGTATCGCCCTGCTTCTCGGCTTCGATCATGCCTGCGGACTTGGAAAGGTATTTCGTGGTGGCTTGCTTAATCTCTTCCTCACCAGCAACAGCATCACGCATCATCTGCCAGCTTTTTTGTGCAGCAATATACTGCGGATGTTTATCAGTCACTGCCATAAAAACACCATAAAAAAAGCACCTGTAAAGGTGCGTTGGTTAAGCCATTCCTCGGATCCTGCGCATTCCTGCTGACTTTTTGTCGATCGGGAATAAGTATGCGATTGGATAAGTACCTGCATCATTCATATGGTCAAAGCCTGACTTCTTATCAGGTTGCCCATAATCATCATAGATCTGACGTTCTAGGCATTTAGCGAAGTGTGGGCACTTGATTACGTTTACGAATAAGCGACGCTCAGACAAGGTATTGCAGAGCATTCCATTCATTGAATTGATTCGATCCTTCACAGCAGGGTTTCTGCTGTTGACATGAACCTTAAAGCCAGCCTTTCT
This genomic stretch from Acinetobacter sp. C32I harbors:
- a CDS encoding DUF4055 domain-containing protein; protein product: MAVTDKHPQYIAAQKSWQMMRDAVAGEEEIKQATTKYLSKSAGMIEAEKQGDTAGEIYKAYVNRAQYPLWVQDSLRTMIGLVSKLEPDIVIESNLLTGLINNATNDGFGLKQLFIRISLELLEYGRCGLLVDVDADGVPYFALYDALSIINWKENSIGGRKDLKLLVLEEQFDNSNDEFGHETKTVHRVLSMQDGALTVRLFDGAIPEDKTPDLGGNQLSFTPFVFCGTTDNSPDVGSVPLLTMAKAALKYYQLSADYFQSLHHTAHPQPWISGLDDDSDISVTGVMAVWDLPKESTCGYLEISGDGIDMTKKEMDAQKNAALEAGAKVIDTNSQESGEARRARQDDQHASLHSIVMCAAEAIEQAIKYAAQWLKLDPSKYAFTVEPEFIVQQYDINLAKQLYEGALAGKNSFKTYWGYIATGKLPTHEYEEELDRVEDERNSLPL
- a CDS encoding minor capsid protein produces the protein MASNDHKNLIEILTQHQAYLYRASSQSVNELTRLFNSESDVMLSKLRDLLEELSDAEKVALAGGLYTTTNLKEIRDLIAKWFASLSTSIPEVFAVSATALAVYEAIYISKLYGGKIKKPNGNKLYSSAKKTPLIGGALVDDLLSKIAESARQKVEYAIREGLSSGKTNQEIIQRIRGTKRQNYEDGILNTSKSDIDRTVRTLRSHVANQAYQDSFNQLGFEYVKLVATLDGRTSKLCAYLDGTVWAINDPAKRVPPLHPNCRSILVPVDKDGLLIGQRPFVMDERKVKDIPKDERDHLIGQIDANTTFKVFFKKTDDFFQKEWLGPKRYKLYKEGKLDFDKFFDPEGQLYTLEHLRKLDELKFKELGI